Proteins encoded by one window of Glycine soja cultivar W05 chromosome 15, ASM419377v2, whole genome shotgun sequence:
- the LOC114388643 gene encoding F-box/LRR-repeat protein 14-like, translated as MDNIPEHIVWEILSRLKKTSDRNSVSLVCKRLYYLDNAQRTFVRVGCGMDPADEALTCLCTRFQNLSKVEITYSGWMSKLGKQLDDKGLLILANHCPLLCDLSLSYCTFITDVGLRYLASSSKLSSLRLNFTPRITGCGILSLVVGCKNLSSLHLIRCLNVSSVEWLEYLGKLGRLEDLSIKNCRAIGEGDLIKLGPGWQKLTRLQFEVDANYRYMKVYDRLSVDRWQKQHVPCENMLELSLVNCIISPGRGLACVLRKCKNLQKIHLDMCVGVRDFDIICLSQRSSNLKSVSLRVPSDFSLPSLVNNPLRLTDESLKALAQNCSKLESVRISFSDGEFPSSSSFTLSGILCLIQRCPVRQLALDHVYSFNDVGMEALCSLEYLESLELVRCQEISDEGLQLVSQFPRLCILRLSKCLGISDDGLKPLVGSLKLDFLAIEDCPQISERGVQRAAKSVSFRQDLSWMY; from the coding sequence ATGGATAACATACCAGAGCACATAGTATGGGAGATATTGAGTAGGTTAaagaaaacaagtgatagaaatTCTGTTTCTCTTGTTTGCAAACGGCTTTATTATTTGGACAATGCACAAAGGACTTTTGTAAGGGTTGGGTGTGGAATGGATCCTGCAGATGAAGCTTTGACCTGTCTATGCACAAGGTTTCAGAACTTGTCCAAAGTGGAGATTACATACTCTGGATGGATGTCCAAACTGGGAAAACAATTGGATGACAAGGGTCTTCTCATTCTTGCAAATCACTGCCCTCTACTCTGTGATCTCTCCTTGAGCTACTGCACATTCATCACTGATGTTGGTCTCCGTTACTTGGCTTCTTCTTCCAAGCTCTCATCTCTGAGGTTGAATTTCACACCAAGGATCACTGGCTGTGGCATTCTGTCTCTTGTTGTGGGCTGCAAGAACCTCTCCAGCCTTCACCTTATCAGATGCCTTAATGTCAGCAGTGTGGAATGGCTTGAATATCTTGGCAAGCTCGGAAGGCTCGAGGATCTCTCCATTAAGAATTGCAGGGCCATTGGTGAAGGGGACTTAATTAAGCTTGGCCCTGGTTGGCAGAAACTCACAAGGTTGCAGTTTGAAGTGGATGCTAACTACCGATACATGAAGGTTTATGACCGGTTGTCTGTTGATAGGTGGCAAAAGCAGCATGTCCCTTGTGAGAATATGCTTGAACTTAGCCTGGTGAATTGCATCATCAGTCCTGGGAGAGGGCTTGCTTGTGTATTGAGGAAGTGCAAGAACTTGCAAAAAATTCACCTAGACATGTGTGTTGGGGTGAGGGACTTTGACATTATTTGTTTGTCCCAAAGATCAAGTAACCTTAAATCGGTTTCGCTTAGAGTTCCATCTGATTTTTCGCTCCCCTCCTTGGTGAATAATCCGTTGAGATTGACGGATGAGAGTCTAAAGGCCTTGGCTCAAAACTGCTCCAAGCTTGAATCAGTGAGGATATCTTTTTCTGATGGGGAGTTCCCCTCATCCTCCTCATTCACATTAAGTGGAATACTTTGTTTGATTCAAAGGTGCCCAGTTCGGCAGCTTGCTCTTGATCATGTTTATTCCTTCAATGATGTTGGAATGGAAGCTCTTTGCTCCCTGGAGTATCTTGAATCGCTTGAACTGGTGAGGTGCCAAGAGATTAGTGATGAAGGGCTACAGCTTGTGAGTCAGTTTCCCAGATTGTGCATTTTACGGTTAAGCAAGTGTTTGGGGATCTCTGATGATGGATTAAAGCCACTTGTTGGATCATTGAAATTGGATTTCTTGGCCATTGAAGATTGTCCTCAAATTTCTGAAAGAGGTGTCCAACGAGCTGCAAAGTCTGTGTCTTTCAGGCAAGACTTATCTTGGATGTACTGA